From the genome of Salvia splendens isolate huo1 chromosome 7, SspV2, whole genome shotgun sequence:
ATTTTCTACATTAAGAATTTAAATATGGGCAAATTATTGAAAAATCCATAGTCAAATTTCGTTTGTCCTAcaattttatgataaaaatcattaatttattattttcccCATATGTGAAATATATCTATTGTTCATTTGTGATATGTTGTAAATGTAGCTCGCAATCGAAATTGATGACGTTACTATATTATGTGCTATGTTGAGAAAAAATGACGAcaaagatatttttttaatcatattttaagAGAGCTTATGGAGAAATTGAAAATTcataaaaacaaactaaaatttgGAAAAATGTGAACCGTTGGATTTAACTCATAATATATCTTCTGGTCATATCTATCTGACGGTCCATCCAAAACACACAATTGCACGTGGGATATAGCTAATGTACGCCGTCACACTCACGAAGTGCATTTGCCGCGTATGTTATCGATTTTACCAAATGGATAACGCTTCCACAAAATAAACAAGAGCTCTTCCAACACTACACGacaacactaaactaaaaaccaaaaataaatattttaaaatattctcAAAAAATACAggattattatattaatattccCCTGCAATTAATCTTCTCGTACGGGCTGCGGAAGGAGCTATCAAACGGCCGGCTTCAAATCCGACGGCGCGGCACTTAACGCCGTAACCTGCATCAACCGAAAGCGCTTTCGACGGAACCGACGCCGTCACGGCGTTGGTCGTCCGCCGGTACGGACCGAGCCACTTGTTCTGCATGAAGCGGTGCTTCCTCCACGGCGGCAGGTGGAGCCCCCGGCTCTTCAGCGACCGTTTCGCGGCGTCGCTCACCGATTTCAGAATCTGCTTCAGATCGTCAATTTTTCCGACGAAAACCCTAGGCAGAAGCTGCAGCATCCGCTCGTAGGCGATCGTCGGCCGCGCGATCTCGAATTCCGCCGCGAAATCCAAATCGACGAAGTACCGCGCCGGCGACGGATCCGTTGTTAGAACATCGATGAATTCGTAGCTGCCGGCGGTGAGTCCGCCGCAGCTCGGCCACTTCGTCTTGCAAATCGCCGCATTGTAGCCACAATTCATCAGAAACAACATCACATTCCTCCGTAGAATATGCTTATCCGGTGATCCAGCGGAGGAGTAGATCTGAACCGCATTCGCCGCGCGAGCAGCGAGCGCGTTCCTGAACTCGTCCGTCCGATCCACCGCGATCGGAGTAATCGGATCGGAATTCCGGCAGCTCGGCGATTCGGAGGAATCGGTCTCCGAATCGGAGCCGCAGCAGCACTCCGGCGACGATTCGCCGCCGCTGAAGCCGAAGAAGAGCTCGGAGAGGCTGGGGGAGGTGTCGCCGTCGTCGGCGGCGGCGCTGTGCTCGCTTCCGCTGCTGAATCCGACGATCCGCGCCTTCACCTTCTCATCCAATGGATCAGTCACTCTCTTCATCCTCGTCAAACTGTACATTTTAGAGTTTTTGTGATTGAAGTTGGTGTGGAATGTTGAAGGGAAAGCTAGGGATTTGGGATAATAAATGGGGATTAAGCAGGGGAATTCGGGGGGAATATTCTGGAGAAGCGAAGCATGAAAATAGGTAGAGGGGAAATGAGATTTTATATTGATGGTGGTGGAAGAGGATATACTGGGTGTATGCGAGTCCAGTCGCGTGGTGAATTTTAGTGGTTGGAGCATCAAGCATATCCGTTTGATTGTTCTCCCTCGGCATGTGTCAAGCCCTGATTGGGCCACGTGGCGTCCACATGAATTAGCTGGCACGAGCAGTCCACGTGTTTGCACGAGGACGGAGCGAATTGggatgggtgttggttgatttgttGCATGGAAATTTTGTACAGTGGTCAGATTAATTTCATCATAATACAATGTTATATTCtatttacaatttttataagaataatttaattatatgtatatttatcTTGCACATATGTTTATGCACGTAATTAAgctcattttcttattttaagtAAGTCCAAAGAATGTTTTGTAACCGTGTAGTTAATGAGTGAGTTTACGTGATGGCATTAATGATTAATAAAGGGTAGGTGTTGCAAAGTAATAAGGataagaaaaattaaatgttttgatGTGACATTGATAATTGATATCGATAAGTATTAATTATGCGTAGGGTTAATTTGGCTATGTTTATAGCATTGTCTAGTAGAACAAGTAACCTAAAAGAAatgggcgtagcgcagttggcaataGAAgagcagatcttgctgcaatgagtctGAGTTCGAATCTCActactgtcgtgtagttgcttccatctctcaggcatcGAACCCACTGTTGTTGTGTAGTTACTTCTAtatctcaggcacaagtgtgaggccttagGAGATGGCCTTCTGacagccagtgggttaaggcattccccttaacgggctactgcgtaccctgattgaaccccctcacatgatgtcggacatttcccttaacgggctactgcgtaccctgattgaaccctctcacatgatgtcgggttGAAGTGTGGAGGCCGCCAAGGCAACGGAATCACCTTTTTTACTGCAATAAAAGAAGGATGTGTACTTAGTTTAATGacttactactaatattttattttgtcagCGTTTGTATATCTCTATAGGTTCGCGACAGTGTCGTAGACAGAAGCCACTTTTTTCCCACATACATTActagttaaaataaaaataaaagttcaatgtaaataaatttactaattattcatttatttagaCCAGCGCATAATGAAGTCATGACATTATtagtttaaatttaaaataataaaagtacaaAGTAAATAAGTGTActaattattcatttatttaaatgAGCACATAATGAAGTCATGAATAGGGGCCCACTGCTGATACAGGATATGGATAAAATTACTCAGCTTCGCCTTCGAGGAATAGGACATGAGAAATCTGTCTTTATGTGGAGAGAGATTGTATTTTTCAAGTCctgaaaaataggaaaattcattttttgtgCTATTCAACTAATCAATGCTAGTATGCTACGGATATTTTATACTCATTCCCtccaaaatttgatcaaaactCATAAATTTTCAGACAATTTAACATTGATTtcatcttagagcatccactataggcaaAAGGGGGCGGACGGCTCGGAGGGGGTGATTCCGGGGCTATTTATAGTGGGAGGGGCGGACGAAAAAAAGTGGGGCGGACGCACCATCGGCGGAAACAGGCGAGGACGGGGCGATGGCGGGGCAACGGGGCGATAGGCGCGCCGGCCTATAGTGGGGCGGTGCCCAGCGCGCCTATTCCGGGGCGGAtgtccgaaaatatttttttttaatttaatttacctatatATAGACCTCATTCctctcattattttcacaccaatCCACCTCTccctcacacatattttctctcactagaatttgTGGTCTGAAATGGACGATTTATGGAACGACGCATTGAATTCTTTGATCCAAGAGGTGCAGTAtgaggccgaggaggaggaagcgGCGGAACGCACGGCGGAAGTGGCGGAGGGcgcgatccctcgtgcgattagTCGTCGGCGGACCATCCGACGA
Proteins encoded in this window:
- the LOC121811139 gene encoding uncharacterized protein LOC121811139, with amino-acid sequence MLQPLKFTTRLDSHTPSISSSTTINIKSHFPSTYFHASLLQNIPPEFPCLIPIYYPKSLAFPSTFHTNFNHKNSKMYSLTRMKRVTDPLDEKVKARIVGFSSGSEHSAAADDGDTSPSLSELFFGFSGGESSPECCCGSDSETDSSESPSCRNSDPITPIAVDRTDEFRNALAARAANAVQIYSSAGSPDKHILRRNVMLFLMNCGYNAAICKTKWPSCGGLTAGSYEFIDVLTTDPSPARYFVDLDFAAEFEIARPTIAYERMLQLLPRVFVGKIDDLKQILKSVSDAAKRSLKSRGLHLPPWRKHRFMQNKWLGPYRRTTNAVTASVPSKALSVDAGYGVKCRAVGFEAGRLIAPSAARTRRLIAGEY